In Primulina eburnea isolate SZY01 chromosome 3, ASM2296580v1, whole genome shotgun sequence, one DNA window encodes the following:
- the LOC140828194 gene encoding uncharacterized protein, which produces MKGILSICIFSAISFLCFSANFHGLISRTSCPECSRTFGLQVSRESINGRLHDHPERTNISHILFGIGGSAETWGKRRQYCELWWRPNMHRGFVWLDQEPGDGAEPWPNTSPPYKVSADTSRFKYTCWYGSRSAVRIARIVKESFELGLKNVRWFVMGDDDTIFFTENLVNVLSKYDHNQMYYIGGNSESVEQDLTHSYTMGFGGGGFAISYPLAADLVRILDGCINRYADFYGSDQKIGACMSEIGVPVTKELGFHQIDIQGSPYGLLSVHPIAPLVSLHHLDYVQPLFPGTTRIDSVKKLVQAYKSDPARALQHSFCYDLSRNWSVSVSWGYTVQLYPFLATGKDLSTPLQTFLTWRTWSQEPFTFNTRVMSLDPCQRPVTFYFDGIKDVGDGRTSTWYKRGNPYIRRRCEREDYAAAYLVKGFKVSAALLDPQVWNKAPRRQCCEIMNGSDQVEGVLQIRIRSCNHWESVTPP; this is translated from the exons ATGAAGGGAATTCTTTCGATATGCATTTTCTCGGCAATATCTTTTCTTTGTTTCTCAGCTAATTTCCACGGTTTGATATCGAGGACCAGTTGCCCCGAATGCAGTCGAACCTTCGGACTCCAAGTAAGCCGTGAATCGATCAATGGCCGCCTGCACGATCATCCAGAAAGAACAAACATATCCCACATTCTTTTCGGCATTGGCGGCTCAGCCGAGACATGGGGCAAGCGCCGCCAGTATTGTGAGCTCTGGTGGAGACCTAATATGCACCGTGGCTTCGTGTGGCTCGACCAAGAGCCGGGGGACGGAGCGGAGCCATGGCCGAACACCTCaccaccgtataaagtctcagcGGACACCTCCCGGTTCAAGTACACCTGCTGGTATGGGTCCAGGTCCGCCGTGCGCATAGCTCGCATTGTAAAGGAGAGCTTTGAACTCGGGTTGAAGAATGTGAGGTGGTTTGTTATGGGGGACGATGATACGATTTTCTTCACTGAGAATCTGGTGAATGTGCTGAGTAAATATGATCACAATCAAATGTATTATATTGGCGGGAATTCGGAGAGCGTGGAACAAGATTTGACGCATTCTTATACCATGGGATTCGGCGGCGGCGGCTTCGCCATTAGCTACCCTTTGGCGGCGGATCTGGTTAGGATCTTGGATGGGTGCATTAATCGGTATGCAGATTTCTATGGCTCTGATCAGAAGATTGGCGCTTGCATGAGCGAGATTGGTGTACCTGTGACAAAAGAACTTGGTTTTCATCAG ATTGATATTCAAGGAAGCCCATACGGCCTACTTTCAGTGCATCCAATAGCACCTCTAGTTTCACTGCACCATCTGGACTACGTCCAGCCCTTGTTTCCGGGCACAACCCGAATAGACTCTGTCAAGAAACTCGTCCAAGCATACAAATCCGACCCTGCGCGGGCATTGCAGCACAGTTTCTGCTACGACCTCAGCCGGAACTGGTCCGTTTCGGTCTCATGGGGCTACACCGTGCAACTGTACCCGTTCTTGGCTACGGGAAAGGATTTAAGCACACCATTGCAAACATTTTTAACGTGGAGGACTTGGAGCCAAGAGCCCTTTACGTTTAATACCCGGGTCATGAGCTTGGATCCGTGTCAACGACCCGTTACTTTTTATTTCGATGGAATTAAGGATGTCGGGGATGGGAGAACATCGACGTGGTATAAGAGGGGGAATCCTTATATTAGGAGGCGATGTGAGAGGGAAGATTATGCGGCTGCTTATTTGGTTAAGGGTTTTAAAGTATCGGCAGCATTGCTGGATCCTCAAGTGTGGAACAAG GCACCACGTAGACAATGTTGCGAGATAATGAACGGTTCAGATCAAGTAGAAGGTGTTTTACAGATACGAATTCGAAGTTGTAACCATTGGGAATCCGTAACACCACCATGA